The following coding sequences are from one Schizosaccharomyces osmophilus chromosome 1, complete sequence window:
- the rip1 gene encoding ubiquinol-cytochrome-c reductase complex subunit 5, Rip1, giving the protein MFPKQFISKSVASALRRMPASSSATSQSLARSAVNSAVKTSGPLAFTRRYNSESTEIPDFSEYKTKSSSGDRSRVVSYAMVGTLGALTAAGAQATVHDFLASWSASADVLAMSKTEVDLNKIPEGKNMVVKWQGKPVFIRHRTQAEIDEANAMDISALRDPQADSDRVQKPEWLVMIGVCTHLGCVPIGEAGDYGGWFCPCHGSHYDISGRIRRGPAPINLVIPQYEFDGDKLIVG; this is encoded by the coding sequence atgtttccaaaacaattcatttcaaaatcaGTCGCATCGGCCTTGAGAAGGATGCCCGCTTCGTCGAGCGCGACTTCTCAAAGTTTGGCCAGATCCGCCGTCAACTCTGCAGTGAAAACTTCTGGTCCTTTAGCGTTCACTCGTAGATATAATTCTGAGTCTACAGAGATTCCTGACTTTTCAGAATATAAAACCAAATCCTCCTCTGGTGACCGATCTCGTGTTGTTTCTTATGCCATGGTTGGTACCCTTGGTGCCTTAACTGCCGCTGGTGCTCAAGCTACAGTTCATGACTTTCTTGCTAGTTGGTCTGCTTCTGCTGACGTTTTAGCCATGTCCAAAACTGAAGTTGACTTAAACAAGATCCCTGAGGGTAAAAATATGGTTGTTAAATGGCAAGGTAAGCCTGTCTTTATTCGCCATCGTACTCAGGCCGAAATTGATGAAGCCAACGCTATGGACATCAGTGCCCTCCGTGACCCTCAAGCCGATTCTGATCGTGTTCAAAAACCCGAATGGTTAGTTATGATTGGTGTCTGTACTCACTTGGGTTGTGTCCCCATTGGCGAAGCTGGTGACTATGGCGGTTGGTTCTGCCCTTGCCACGGTTCTCACTATGATATTTCTGGACGTATTCGTCGTGGTCCTGCTCCCATCAACCTGGTTATTCCTCAATACGAATTTGATGGCGATAAGCTTATTGTTGGTTAA
- the gem8 gene encoding SMN complex subunit Gem8: MSLTEEDLRKFHDEHFGNVAIQCWENAFLQSPADLDVSSTYNKNSKLPSIERYPDGTIRTLTDEQISYFRESEVRELKWKREKEQFMQEKEKATKAFEQTSVAASVPESEPHVPMPLQQSLSLDSYQTLYGYSCHDILELEQILDNSFQKFTAVATKYWPPIPIRS; this comes from the coding sequence ATGTCTCTTACAGAAGAAGATTTACGGAAATTTCATGATGAGCACTTCGGAAACGTAGCCATCCAATGTTGGGAAAACGCGTTTCTTCAATCTCCAGCTGATTTGGATGTGTCATCTACATACAATAAAAACTCTAAATTGCCTTCTATAGAAAGGTATCCGGATGGAACCATTCGAACATTAACGGACGAACAGATATCGTATTTTCGAGAATCTGAAGTACGAGAACTCAAATGGAAGagggaaaaagaacaatttatgcaagaaaaagaaaaggcaacAAAGGCATTTGAACAAACGAGTGTTGCAGCGTCCGTACCCGAGAGTGAACCTCACGTACCAATGCCGCTGCAACAATCCTTGTCATTAGACTCGTACCAAACATTGTACGGGTATTCTTGTCATGATATACTCGAATTAGAGCAAATCCTTGATAATTCGTTTCAGAAATTCACAGCTGTCGCTACGAAGTATTGGCCTCCTATTCCTATCCGTAGTTAA
- the cyp7 gene encoding cyclophilin family peptidyl-prolyl cis-trans isomerase Cyp7, whose product MATLTNLEPFATGRLVFKTTRGDIQLELWCKEAPKACRNFLQLCMEGYYDNTIFHRVVPNFLIQGGDPTGTGMGGQSIYEDAFPIETHPRLRFMRRGLLGMASAEDEGNQSQFFITLGPTPELNGKQTLFGRVVGETIYNVVRISELELDADERPLYPPKILSAEIIDPFFTDLKPRSTKEDRERLAKQFALEEKRKEKSELLKKGVRNKTVLSFGDELDMPIPKKPLRKNPIVEQKKQKESEDKPVQPLLDNSNSEASFIPPPRISTQIKSEVPAEKPLGPSRFGTSDSSKPDLQKEISTLKAEINSMNSSPVPVQKPEENQKKRNALAEELENYKSSKKVLTGKRKKLTANEDLTLSMLSKFQAKIKNVETQDSVTESQEVNVEEPCGLHSVPGCYSCFDRLGETNASNEENGNWFAHTLVAKRDPANRTEDLRKQREEEFKDVSTPVDVKKERKTKLR is encoded by the exons ATGGCC ACATTAACTAATTTGGAGCCATTCGCTAC AGGACGGTTAGTTTTTAAAACCACTCGTGGTGATATTCAGTTGGAGTTATGGTGCAAAGAAGCGCCGAAAGCTTGCAGAAATTTTTTACAGTTATGCATGGAAGG GTACTACGATAATACTATTTTTCATCGCGTTGTtccaaactttttgatCCAAGGAGGAGATCCAACCGGCACGGGAATGGGAGGTCAATCCATATACGAAGACGCGTTTCCCATCGAGACACATCCTAGATTACGATTCATGAGACGTGGATTATTGGGAATGGCGAGCGCAGAAGACGAAGGAAATCAGTCTCAGTTTTTTATTACGCTAGGCCCGACGCCAGAATTAAACGGAAAGCAAACgctttttggaagagttgTTGGTGAAACAATATACAACGTAGTGAGAATTTCTGAATTGGAACTCGATGCTGACGAACGACCTCTCTACCCTCCAAAGATTCTTTCCGCTGAAATCATAGATCCCTTTTTTACGGATCTCAAACCACGTAGTACGAAAGAAGATCGTGAACGATTAGCAAAGCAGTTTGcgttagaagaaaagagaaaagagaaatctGAGCTGTTAAAAAAGGGTGTACGCAACAAAACTGTTTTGAGCTTTGGAGACGAGCTCGATATGCCTATTCCTAAGAAGCCCCTTCGTAAAAATCCAATAGTCGaacagaagaaacaaaaagagtcAGAAGATAAACCCGTTCAGCCTTTATTAGATAATTCCAACTCAGAAGCTTCTTTTATACCTCCCCCGAGGATTTCCACTCAGATTAAGTCTGAGGTACCTGCTGAAAAGCCACTTGGTCCTTCCCGTTTTGGTACTTCTGATTCATCCAAACCAgatttgcaaaaagaaatttcgaCCCTAAAAGCCGAAATCAATTCAATGAATAGCTCACCCGTTCCCGTACAAAAGccagaagaaaatcaaaagaaaagaaacgcTTTGGCAGAGGAGCTTGAGAACTATAAAAGCTCAAAGAAGGTTTTAACAGGGAAGCGCAAAAAGTTGACAGCGAATGAAGATCTAACTCTTTCAATGCTGTCAAAATTTCAagcaaaaatcaaaaatgtTGAGACTCAAGACAGCGTTACAGAGTCCCAAGAAGTAAACGTGGAGGAGCCTTGCGGATTACATAGTGTTCCAGGTTGTTATTCATGTTTCGACCGTCTTGGAGAAACTAACGCTTCgaacgaagaaaatggTAACTGGTTCGCTCATACTCTCGTTGCAAAGAGAGATCCTGCGAACAGAACAGAGGATTTGAGGAAACAacgagaagaagaattcaaAGACGTTTCTACACCGGTGGATgtcaagaaagaaagaaaaacaaaattacGGTAA
- the snd301 gene encoding SRP-independent ER targeting protein Snd3a, producing MNSVIETIKKNPQVKSIAITGALMSLTKVIDFSKPYLLLPLRIAYALVTLLQIGLFYYTKTIIQKKNDLSVMKYVEPATPISGREHAKFIATTVREYDLNQLLTSFKQMLVTIGTTMFMHLYMGYAPPLLFQLVSAIRGFLDESEMKIHILNKPATDDLKRPFKSAGLLASYGQVLTDKRSVDDAELTKLKAT from the exons ATGAACTCTGTTATAGaaacaataaagaaaaatcctCAG GTCAAATCTATAGCGATCACAGGTGCTTTGATGTCACTCACAAAAGTCATAGACTTTTCAAAACCATACTTACTGTTGCCCTTGCGCATTGCTTATGCACTTGTAACATTGCTGCAGATCGGTTTGTTTTACTATACAAAAACCATCAtccagaaaaagaatg ACTTATCTGTAATGAAATATGTTGAGCCGGCCACTCCAATTTCAGGGCGCGAACATGCAAAATTTATTGCTACGACAGTTCGTGAATACGATCTTAATCAACTCTTAACTAGCTTTAAACAAATGCTCGTAACCATCGGCACGACAATGTTTATGCATTTATATATGGGTTACGCTCCTCCCTTATTGTTCCAACTTGTCTCAGCCATCCGAGGCTTCCTTGATGAAAgcgaaatgaaaattcatATTCTCAATAAACCTGCTACTGATGACCTTAAGCGTCCTTTCAAGTCCGCAGGATTATTGGCAAGCTATGGACAAGTTTTGACTGACAAAAGAAGCGTTGATGATGCCGAATTGACAAAGTTGAAAGCCACTTAA
- the uba2 gene encoding SUMO activating enzyme E1-type Uba2 → MSKISNKVGFGEAIKRFQESKVLLVGAGGIGCELLKNLLMSNVKEICIIDLDTIDLSNLNRQFLFRKHHVKQAKAIVAMKTAQSFNPNVKIEAIQANIKEPRFNISWFRQFGIVFNALDNLDARRHVNKLCLLANVPLVESGTTGFLGQVQVIIHGETECYDCNPKQQPKVYPVCTIRSTPSQPIHCIVWAKSYFFPQLFGDNEENDEGIQNIAQNEAQKKEIEELARETRELAELRNSLVTDSNAFEKIFDKIYHRDIARLRDVPDMWAYRAPPTVLDIDDLGQKAGHLSSPWLDEQKIWTLEENFSVLKSSIQRLSQRLKHFASEGLSFDKDDKDTMDFVAASANLRAYSFGIEQHSEFDIKQMAGNIIPAIATTNAVIAGLCVTEALKVYQNDSDELKNVFMAKRADRVFHGEKVCKPNPYCATCSFKHMKLPVDHNRMLLKDLVKRILQDVLHYSEEVSVLKEDLIYDVDFEDNFDSTLADLGISGENNTVLTILGEERRSDNEETTNSQNVSRIPLLLEILPMDKHIDTSNTPYRLPSETIIIPLTPEPLQSSSDTETEMADTKGVDDIFEVMPSENEIIDIEVIESEDVPNSGSPKLRASSLKRKPSIDDETETKKSKN, encoded by the exons ATGAGCAAGATCTCCAACAAAGTAGGCTTCGGTGAAGCCATCAAAAGGTTCCAGGAGAGTAAG GTACTTCTCGTAGGTGCAGGCGGCATTGGCTGTGAATTATTGAAGAATCTGTTGATGTCTAAtgtgaaagaaatttgtATTATTGATTTAGATACTATAGATCTATCGAACTTGAATCGGCAGTTTCTATTTCGGAAACATCATGTGAAGCAAGCCAAGGCAATAGTAGCTATGAAAACAGCTCAGTCCTTCAATCCGAATGTGAAAATAGAGGCAATCCAAGCGAATATCAAGGAGCCCCGATTCAATATTTCTTGGTTTCGCCAATTTggtattgttttcaatgcGCTAGACAATTTGGATGCCAGGCGTCACGTTAATAAACTATGCCTCCTTGCTAATGTTCCACTTGTGGAAAGCGGTACTACAGGATTTCTTGGTCAAGTTCAAGTCATTATTCATGGGGAAACAGAATGCTACGATTGTAATCCTAAACAGCAACCAAAGGTCTATCCAGTATGTACAATCCGAAGTACGCCTAGCCAACCAATTCACTGTATCGTGTGGGCAAAGAGCTATTTCTTTCCACAACTGTTCGGTgataatgaagaaaatgatgaagGGATACAAAATATTGCTCAAAACGAAgcacaaaagaaagagataGAAGAGTTGGCACGTGAAACAAGAGAGCTTGCTGAACTTAGAAACTCCCTCGTAACTGACTCAAAcgcttttgaaaagatttttGATAAAATATATCATAGAGATATCGCTCGACTTAGAGACGTGCCTGATATGTGGGCTTATCGTGCTCCTCCTACGGTTTTAGACATTGATGATTTAGGTCAGAAAGCCGGTCATTTAAGTTCTCCTTGGCTggatgaacaaaaaatctGGACTCTGGAGGAAAACTTTTCCGTCCTAAAATCTTCTATTCAACGTCTTTCGCAAAGGCTGAAGCATTTTGCCAGTGAAGGCTTATCATTCGATAAAGATGATAAAGACACCATGGACTTTGTGGCTGCTTCTGCAAACCTAAGAGCGTATTCTTTTGGTATTGAGCAACATTCTGAGTTTGACATAAAGCAAATGGCCGGGAATATAATTCCTGCGATTGCTACCACAAACGCCGTTATAGCTGGGCTCTGTGTTACTGAAGCGCTTAAAGTATATCAAAATGATAGCGATGAACTCAAAAAC GTATTTATGGCGAAAAGAGCCGACCGTGTTTTTCATGGAGAGAAGGTATGCAAGCCTAATCCATATTGCGCTACATGTTCGTTTAAGCATATGAAGTTACCTGTCGATCATAATCGCATGCTTTTAAAGGACCTTGTCAAACGCATTTTACAGGATGTTTTGCATTATTCTGAGGAAGTTAGCGTCTTAAAAGAAGATCTAATTTATGATGttgattttgaagataatTTTGATTCGACTTTAGCTGATCTTGGAATAAGTGGTGAAAATAATACAGTTCTTACTATTCTGGgtgaagaaagaagatcGGACAATGAGGAAACAACGAATTCACAAAATGTATCTCGCAtacctcttcttcttgaaataCTCCCCATGGATAAGCATATAGATACATCGAACACACCCTATCGATTACCTTCCGAGACTATAATTATTCCGCTAACACCTGAGCCGTTGCAATCTTCTTCAGACACTGAGACAGAAATGGCTGACACTAAGGGTGTTGATGACATCTTTGAAGTTATGCCTTcagaaaacgaaatcaTAGATATAGAAGTCATCGAAAGTGAAGACGTGCCCAATTCAGGTTCTCCAAAACTACGGGCTAGttcattgaaaagaaaaccttCCATAGATGATGAAACggagacaaaaaaaagcaaaaactag
- the pfk1 gene encoding 6-phosphofructokinase pfk1: protein MSENAVHGISCYSLVATSEGAYDETLKFYQKLGFQKLAFFGISDTHNVRVCNNSVREDWLHVRGSNDGESATLKLRYVPGEFSLSPVSEEAEWRGQKTSIVFYYPNLPELVKKLSSDSIKFQSLPNEKKPDEIYVEDPLGNLVGFSDRYNPFAHANMKKSVESGVQSNMSSGTSTPLDAINKATKQTTKAPGVKKKIAVMTSGGDAPGMNAAVRAVARYAIHRGCDAFAVYEGYEGLVQGGDMIRQLAWGDVRGWLAEGGTLIGTARCMAFRERAGRLRAAKNLITAGVDSLIVCGGDGSLTGADLFRSDWPGLVQELEDTKAITTEQSNLYRNLTIVGLVGSIDNDMSSTDVTIGAFSSLHRICEAVDSISSTAISHSRAFVVEVMGRHCGWLAVLAALATGADFVFVPERPAQVGKWQDEMCNALSAFRKEGKRKSIIIVAEGAIDSELNHISAEDIKKLLSERVHLDTRVTTLGHVQRGGIPCAYDRMLATLQGVDAVDAVLASTPETPSPMIAINGNKINRKPLMEAVKLTHKVADAIEKKDFASAMDLRDPEFADYLHTWEGTTFIQDEKNFLAPEERMRVAIVHVGAPAGGMNSATRAAVRYCLNRGHTPLAIDNGFSGFLRHDSIHELSWIDVDEWCIRGGSEIGTNRDTPDLDMGHCAYKFQQHNIDGLIIVGGFEAFTALSQLEHARVNYPSFRIPMATIPATISNNVPGTEFSLGCDTCLNSVMEYCDTIKQSASASRRRVFVCEVQGGKSGYIATVGGLITGASAIYTPEDGITLDMLRTDIDHLKQTFAMEAGRNRAGQLILRNECASKVYTTDVIGDIISEEAKHRFSARTAIPGHVQQGGNPTPMDRARAARLAMRTIRFFENCRADNLGSETGSAAVIGIRGTGVTFTPVAEVESNETEIEQRRPKNAWWRGMHELVNILAGKTFSA from the coding sequence ATGAGTGAAAACGCTGTGCATGGAATTTCTTGCTATTCTCTCGTTGCTACCTCAGAGGGTGCATACGACGAGACTCTCAAGTTCTATCAAAAACTCGGTTTCCAAAAGTTGGCTTTCTTCGGTATTTCCGATACTCACAATGTTCGCGTTTGTAACAACTCTGTCCGTGAAGACTGGCTTCACGTCAGAGGAAGCAACGATGGCGAGTCTGCCACTCTGAAGCTTCGTTACGTTCCCGGTGAGTTCTCCCTTTCCCCCGTCTCCGAAGAAGCAGAATGGCGTGGCCAAAAGACCTCTATCGTCTTTTACTATCCCAACTTGCCTGAATTGGTCAAGAAGCTTTCCTCCGACTCTATCAAGTTCCAATCTTTGCctaatgaaaagaaacccGACGAGATTTACGTCGAAGATCCTTTGGGCAACTTGGTCGGTTTCTCCGACCGCTACAATCCCTTCGCTCATGCTAACATGAAGAAGTCTGTTGAGTCGGGCGTTCAATCCAACATGTCCAGTGGTACCTCTACCCCTCTCGACGCCATTAACAAGGCCACCAAACAAACCACCAAGGCCCCCGGTgtcaagaagaagattgCTGTCATGACCAGTGGTGGTGACGCTCCTGGTATGAACGCCGCCGTTCGTGCCGTCGCTCGCTATGCCATCCACCGTGGTTGCGATGCTTTCGCTGTTTATGAAGGTTATGAAGGTCTTGTCCAAGGTGGTGACATGATCCGTCAATTGGCATGGGGCGATGTCCGTGGTTGGCTCGCCGAAGGTGGTACCTTGATTGGTACTGCCCGTTGTATGGCTTTCCGTGAACGTGCTGGTCGTCTCCGTGCCGCCAAGAACTTGATCACCGCCGGTGTCGATTCTCTTATTGTCTGTGGTGGTGATGGTTCCTTAACCGGTGCCGATCTTTTCCGCTCTGACTGGCCTGGTTTGGTCCAAGAACTTGAAGACACCAAGGCCATCACTACTGAGCAATCTAACCTTTACCGTAACCTTACCATCGTTGGTTTGGTCGGCTCTATCGACAACGATATGTCCTCTACCGATGTTACTATCGGTGCCTTCTCTTCCCTTCACCGTATCTGCGAAGCCGTCGACTCTATCTCCTCCACCGCCATTTCTCACTCCCGTGCCTTCGTTGTCGAGGTTATGGGTCGTCACTGTGGTTGGTTGGCCGTTTTGGCTGCCTTGGCTACCGGTGCTGACTTTGTCTTCGTTCCCGAGCGCCCCGCTCAAGTTGGCAAGTGGCAGGACGAGATGTGCAATGCTTTGAGTGCCTTCCGTAAGGAAGGTAAGAGAAAGTCTATCATCATTGTCGCAGAAGGTGCTATCGACTCTGAACTCAACCACATCTCTGCTGAAGACATTAAGAAACTTTTGTCTGAACGTGTTCATTTGGACACTCGTGTTACCACCCTCGGTCACGTTCAACGTGGTGGTATCCCCTGTGCTTACGATCGTATGCTTGCTACTCTTCAAGGTGTTGACGCCGTCGATGCTGTCCTTGCCTCTACCCCCGAGACTCCCTCTCCCATGATCGCTATCAACGGTAACAAGATCAACCGCAAGCCCTTGATGGAAGCCGTCAAGTTAACTCACAAGGTTGCCGATGCcattgaaaagaaggacTTTGCCTCTGCTATGGACTTGAGAGACCCCGAATTCGCTGACTACTTACACACCTGGGAGGGTACTACTTTCATtcaagatgaaaagaacttCCTCGCTCctgaagaaagaatgcGTGTTGCCATCGTCCATGTTGGTGCTCCCGCTGGTGGTATGAACTCTGCTACTCGTGCTGCTGTTCGTTACTGCTTGAACCGTGGTCACACTCCTCTTGCTATTGACAACGGGTTCTCTGGCTTCTTACGTCATGACTCTATCCATGAGCTTTCTTGGATCGACGTTGATGAATGGTGCATTCGCGGTGGTAGTGAAATCGGTACTAACCGTGATACCCCAGATCTCGATATGGGTCACTGTGCCTACAAATTCCAACAACACAATATCGATGGCTTGATCATTGTTGGTGgttttgaagcttttaCTGCTCTCTCTCAATTAGAGCACGCCCGTGTTAATTACCCTTCTTTCCGTATTCCCATGGCTACAATTCCCGCTACCATCTCTAATAACGTCCCTGGTACCGAATTCTCTTTGGGTTGTGATACTTGCCTTAACTCCGTCATGGAGTATTGTGATACCATCAAGCAAAGTGCTAGCGCTAGCCGTCGCCGTGTCTTCGTATGTGAGGTTCAAGGTGGTAAGTCTGGTTACATTGCAACTGTTGGTGGTCTTATAACTGGTGCTTCTGCCATTTATACTCCCGAAGATGGTATCACTTTGGATATGTTGCGTACCGATATCGATCATCTTAAGCAAACTTTCGCCATGGAAGCCGGACGCAACCGTGCTGGTCAACTTATCCTTCGTAACGAATGTGCTTCCAAGGTTTACACCACCGATGTTATTGGCGACATCATCAGCGAAGAAGCTAAGCACCGCTTTAGCGCTCGTACTGCTATCCCTGGTCACGTTCAACAAGGTGGTAACCCTACTCCTATGGACCGTGCTCGTGCTGCTCGCCTTGCCATGCGTACCATTCGTTTCTTCGAAAACTGCCGTGCAGACAACCTGGGATCCGAAACCGGCTCCGCTGCTGTCATTGGTATCCGTGGTACCGGTGTTACCTTCACTCCTGTTGCTGAAGTCGAGTCTAATGAAACTGAAATTGAGCAACGTCGTCCCAAGAACGCTTGGTGGCGTGGTATGCATGAGTTGGTCAACATTTTGGCTGGCAAAACTTTCTCTGCTTAA